ATTATATTCTAAGGTGTGATACACTTCACCTGCTAAAACATCATGGACCTGTGCCAGCCTCTTCACTATATAAAGTCTGTGTGACTGTCTCCAGTTTCACTCGAGAAGAAGATAAAACTAACGAAGAAGCTCATGTGAGAAGgtacatttaatttactttgtttttttttttactatttgcaAACTTCTATAAGACAGCAGCATTTTCTTCTACCTCTAATGAATATTGTGGtcattactatcattattatcCAGGTTTGACTTTTGAACTTTTGAAGAATGGGAAGTCAGATCCTGCTGCCTGTGCTTCTTTTGGGGATGATCAGTAAGAATTTAATTAAGAcaaaatctaataaataaatttaaataaatgtattgacCGATCTCGCTTTCTCTAATTTTAATGCTAATCAATTGTGTGATTTCATGTCTTATAGGTGGAGTGACTCCTCAGGTTTCAGGTAAGTGGAAgttctttttaattctttgaATCCAGATACTTCAGTATTACGTTACTCTCCACAGTACATAaataacatacatacacagtGACACGCATATATATTATGATTATACCTATAGTAAAGCCTCTGTGCACGCTGGTGTTAAAAGATAATGCACTTAATTATCATTGCATTTAGGATGCATTCAGTTTTTCAGTCACAAGAATCctgattgtttttttggtaGTTTGTATTCACCTGTGCCTTCCTTTTGTTATTCAATGAAATtctattcaattcagttttatttatatagcgccaataaaaatacaaattgtctcatgacgctttacaaaaactggcctgcaacctccagagcaaacatgagggcaacagtggcaaggaaaaactcccttttccTGTTTATTCCTGTTGGATGATGGATGTTAATAGTTTAGTGTGATGATCTAGAAATGCTAAAAACAGCTTTTGTCCTTTCCAGGCCCCCTCTACCCAATCTCAGGAACAGAAAGCCCTCGATCACTTGATGGAAGTTCTCCTCCAATTATCCTGCAACAGCCTTTTGTGTATTTCGGACGGTCCTACAATGTGATTTATGTACGtcatatatttttgtcttttttaaagcCTTTATACATTGTGCAGGAGTTTTCATCCCCTACAAATCTCTTCCAACATAAGAACCTTTGtaaaaatttaaacataaaacttaaaacatatttttattttcccaggtCAATCACAACGGACACCTGACCTTTAACAACCCGTGGTACAGCTACATACCTCAGCGGTTTCCAATGTATGGATCAAGAGACATCATCGCTCCCTTCTGGACAGATTTTGACAACAGACTCCAAGGTCATGTCTATTACAACCAGTACAACAATGGCAGTGTTCTCCAACAAGCTACAGCCGACATTAATGAGTACTTCCCAGGGGTGAACTTTAACGCCACACTGGTCTTGGTGGCAACATGGTACGAGGTAGCATACTACACATCCTCTGGGACAGTGAGTAATCtcttttaaaatatgaacagatttatgtattattatatgaactataaaaacaacaataaaatctttttttctttcttttagaaAACAACAGTCCAGGCAGTGTTGGTCTCCGGTGGCCAGTACTCATTTGTGCTGATGAACTATGGGATAATAGCCTCAACATATCAGAATGTGCAGGTAAGAAAATATACATCCTCTACAGTGAAGCTAGAGctggtagagctccccctagtggctggctGCTGTATTGGTCATAAGCTAcaccccctccatgttggtAGGCGGGGCttggatggaaataaaagactaaaatatgCAGATATTTCTTTCATGGCgtccaccagttgccatgccaactgctctgtgaaGGGTACTGTGAGACAATCACGAttggaaaaatcaaaaaatctaaatgcagtgcagtgtgtaatccaacatttacTTGCAAGTGGTGTAGGTggagcagagtgtagtattaattgAAGGAaaacgtgagtgagtctggaggaagtgtgctGCAATGTGTTGAAGTTAtacatttatacagtatatttataattcAAAATGGACAAACTGCAATTTGCACATAACTCCAATATTTGAACACCGCCcgggttcagatcaggcaggccGTTCCTCCTAGTCACATCCCTCCAGGTCACACTGTCGTTGCCCATGTGAAAAAAAGGTGGttactctgaactgctgttcAGCACATGAGtgcaaacaacagtcaggacctGTTACCTGGTGCAAAGGTGCAGGAGAGCGACCCTTTCTGGACCCTCTCCTCCTGCGGGTGGTGGGGCCACAGAGAGGTGAGTCCATGTATCCTGTTTGGACTGGGGCCAACCAGGTGCTCGCCCAAAACCCCAGCCAGAGTCCTGACTCTGGGGTGGGGGCGGTAACCCTTCGGGTCGGGTACACATTCTCTTTTTGTCATTCCACTTTGCAATTCTTAAAGTAAACAagcaattcatttttatttccaggttGGATATGACACAATCAATTCTCCTCATCATTTAACAGTCCCCGGATCATTCTCCAGTAACGCGACAGGCAACAACTCCGTTTTCAGTCTCGGCAGCAACATTAATCTTCCTGGTCGCTGGGCTTTCAGGATTGACCACGGATCAACTGGCTGCACTTTCAATGGTGAGGCTAGAACAGTACAGCAATACCCATTAACACTAGGGTAAatatacaaaatgcaaaatctgGACATATACCTGTCCTTCTTATTGATACAAGATGACACCAGCATACAGGCAGAAAAGTCCCAAGAGGTCATGTTGTCAAACAGTAACAGAGCTTGCCTCgttgtcattttctttaaagGTGAAGCTGTGCAGCTTGGTGACACATTCTGGAGCGACAGCATCTGTTCTCAGAAATGTACCTGCACTTCCACTGGTCTGCAGTGTCACAACCAGCCCTGCACTTTCTCCCAGATCTGCCGGCCGACTTCCTTTCAGTACTCCTGCCAGACGGTGCAAAGGCGCACCTGCACCATAAGTGGCGATCCACACTACTACACCTTCGATGGGActctgtttcactttcaggGCACCTGCACCTATGTTCTCTCTGAGCAGTGCAACATGGGGCAGCCCTACTACAGGATAGAGGGCAAGAACGAGCACAGAGGCAGCACTCATGTCTCTTGGACCCGACTGGTCAGAGTGAACGTGTACAATGAAACCATTGAGCTTGTTAAAGGACGTCCTGGTGAGGCCAAGGTTCGCATTAGAGAATGGGTTTTcactttcctctgtgtttgttttgtttatatatttaattcttttcctctttttcatgCTTACAGGTTAACGGAAACTTTGCTGCCACTCCGTTCTTTCTTAACAACGGCACCATCCAGGTTTATGAGTCAGGCTTTTCTGTGGTTGTCAGCACCAACTTCGGCTTACAAGTATCCTATGACACTAACCACTACGTCCGGATCAGTGTGCCCTACACTTACCAAAACGCAACATGCGGCCTTTGCGGAAACTTCAATAATCACCCTCAAGATGACTTCCGAACCCGTGATGGTGAGGTTGTGAGCTCAGATGTGGTTTTTGCAAACAGCTGGAAGGCACAGGACGATGAACCAGACTGTGAGGCCCAGTGTGCAGGACAGGACTGTGCTTCATGCTCTCAGAGTCAAAGAGTGTTGTACAACAGTGGTGCCCATTGTGGTATCCTCCAGAGCAGTTCTGGACCTTTCGCTGCTTGTCACCAACAACTTCCTCCACAGACCTTTGTGgagagttgtgtgtttgatcTGTGTATAGGAGGAGGGTACCAGCCCATTCTGTGTCAAGCCCTGAATGTGTACGCAAGTCAGTGTCAGCAGAACGGTATCCAGCTACCGAGCTGGAGGAGCCCTGGCTTCTGTGGTACGCCTCTCAGTcattcagaatattttcttCGGGTAGCATCTGGATAATatcaagtttttttgtttgttttttcttgcagaAATTCCTTGTCCTGCCAACAGCCACTTTGAGTCTTCAGGTACAGGATGTCCACCGACATGTGTCAACCCCAATGCCACCCAAAACTGCCCTCTTCCCAATCAGGAAAGCTGCGTCTGTGATTCAGGCTACATCCTTAGTGGTGGGGTCTGCGTCCCCCATGATCAGTGCGGCTGCAGTTTTGAGGGTTTATACTACCGCTCTGGAGAAACTGTAATCCTCGGCGACAACTGTGAGAGGCGTTGTAGCTGCAGTTATGGCGTCATGACTTGCCAATCCCATGTCTGCGGCCCACATGAAACGTGCAgtgtggaggaaggagaaagaggatgcACACCCAACAGCTATGCCACCTGCTGGATACGAGGCCCAGGGTCCTATCATACGTTTGATGGACTCACATACCAGTATCCCGGAGCGTGTCGACTCACTCTCTCCAGAGTAATGGGACCGTCCAGTCACCCGCACTTTAAGGTGACAGCAGAAAAAGAGCCAAGAGGTCAGCAGGGTTTTGCCAGAGTGATAAAGTTTGAGGCAGAGGGAACAGAAGTCTCCATTGAGATGTCAAGCAGCAGCAACGTGAAAGTAAGTACCTGAAATTATCTGTACTGCCTTTAGAAATCAGTTGAAGACATCAGATAAAGTTCCTACTAAAATACTCCCATgattaatcagaatcagaaactgAATGTGGCTTTGTTTAggtacatttttaatataataagtGTAATTTCAGCTCAGTGCTGCCATCTGGCTTCTCTAACTCTTActggacaaattaggaacagGAGACAATTTGATTGAAGAATTGTAGTTGATATCAtcccttccttcttctccttctttctttggtattttcatcttcctcatcctcctcttttacatctttctcactttcttcctccttcctcttcttctccctcttgcATGTTGTGATCTTGTTTTAAACTAATCAAATGTTTtgtacttgttttgtttttctggttaTGTTAATGTAAACTCTTGTCACCCAGAAAagttgacagttttttttatgtctttaaggtCAATGGTCAACTGACCAGACTTCCGTTCATCTCTGGCTCCAACAGTATCCGCATCTACCACAGCAACATTCACAGCATCATCCTTCAGACCTCCTTCGGCGTTACTCTGCAGACAGTCTGGCCTCACTTTGTTCGGATCACCGCCCCTGGCGTCTACACTGGTTCACTCggtggactctgtggtgatTACAATGGTCTCCCACACGATGACTTCACTACACCCAATGGCGTCCTGGTCAACAGCTCTCAGGTGTTCGGAGACAGCTGGCGAGATGGCTCCTTAGCGGCACATTGTGTAGAAAACATGAATCATAATCCTCCTCCAACCAATTACAATTCTAGTGAGTACTGTGGCATTATCAGCTCACCGCATGGGCCGTTTCAACCGTGTTGGGCCACGGTGGACCCACTGGAGCAGGTGGACGTCTGTGTGGACATCCTGGGAGGTTCCAGTGATCCGGCATCGACTCTATGTGAGGTCCTAAGGGATTATGCTCTAATGTGTCAACAGAACGGCGTCTCCATAGGACAGTGGAGGAATGAAACTGGATGTGGTAAGCCATGAAGAACATGGTTTAATTGATAGAAAGAAGTTTTATCTGTAGACATCATGGAAagaaatggatggatggtgaATGGTCAAAGGGGATGGGAAGAAATGGATCATGGAAAGGGGATGAGGGTTGGGGGGATGGAATGTAAAGGGCAGAGGGGATtcgacagatagatagatagatggcaATGGGATGCAAACGTTTGAGGAAAATAGAATGAAAACTGACGGGATCGGATAAAAAGAGGTTGGAGTGGATGGAATGTAAGGGGCAGAGGGGATTCAACCCAAAATGGACGTGGCCCTATACCACTTTTTTATCCCCTAGGATAAAAAAGGGTTGGAGGAAAAGGATTGAGGAGATGAGATATAAAGGACAGAGGGGATACAACAAAATTGGTACAAGGGATGGGATAAAAAGGGTTGAGAGAACTGATGCCACGGATGAATGGGATGAAAAGGTGGTTCCTTTAATGAAAAAtggaagcaaaagaaaagaaaagagagacatGGGGTTGGGGTGAGAagtgagacaaacagagagagagggaaacatgATAGATGACACACCTTGTCACCGATCTTGTTCTCAAACTTAAGTTATAATAACTCCCTCaaataaactgttgtgtttttctttagagCAAACCTGCCCTCTAAACAGCCATTATGAACTCTGTGGAAGCTCTTGCCCTTCAGCCTGCCCCAGCCTCTCGTTCCCCTTCTCCTGTGATGCTCAGTGCCAGGACGGGTGCCAGTGTGATGATGGGTTTGTCCTCAATGGAAACCAGTGTGTCCCACCTACAGAATGCGGATGTTCCCATGAAGGACGATACCGACAAGGTGGTGAACAGTTCTGGGACAGCGAACACTGTCAGAGCTTCTGCACCTGTAACGGCACCACTGGGCTAGTCCACTGTACCCCCAACTCCTGCGGTCCTCAGGAGTCCTGTCGCGTGGTGGAGGGCGAGTTTGGATGTCACACCAACCCTCACGGCACCTGCTCTGCCTCCGGAGACCCTCACTACTTCACCTTCGATCGCAGGGCCTACGACTTCCAGGGAACCTGCCGCTATGTCCTGGCAACGCTGTGCAATGACACCGGTAGTCTCCGAGAGTTTTCTGTGGAAGCCAAGAATGAGCCATGGTTCGGGCTTCCAGTTTCCATCACCGCTGAcgtttatgtaaatgtgtggggCTATCAAGTGCACATGTCCAGAGGCAGGATTGGTACAGTGGAGGTGAGCTGAAACATGTCCAGATCATTTGTGATTTGTATAATTTTGTGAAGACAGCCTGAAATCTAGAGACCATTCTTTACTGTTTGTTATCAGATAATACTGTGTACTACTATAAAATTCGTATATTCCTTTATTAATATCCGCCACAAGTGTTCTGCCtgtaaaagaaacttttttgtCATTCCATCTTTGTTTATTTCCGGTCCCACAGGTAGATGGGATAACACAAAACTTGCCAGTTCTTTTGAATGGAAGTCGTGTGTCTATCTATGGAAGtggatttcaaacatttgtcagTGCTGATTTCGGCCTGAGTGTCATGTATGATGGATCGAGTACAGTGTCTATTTCTGTACCTTCAGATTACAGGTACCAACTGATCACCTGAGCTCAAAATAAGTTTAACGATGAACGTTTTCTACGCagtcagcaaaaaaacacagcaagtttcaatatttaaatatatttccatgGTTGCACCACACTACTTTTCTGTTGTGATTGCATGAcggattgatttattttctcttcgTTATCTTTTTTAGAGGACAAACATGTGGACTATGTGGAAACTTTAATGGCGATCCCAATGACGAGTTCCACACTCCATCTGGAGCAATGGTTACCAGTCCACA
This window of the Mugil cephalus isolate CIBA_MC_2020 chromosome 16, CIBA_Mcephalus_1.1, whole genome shotgun sequence genome carries:
- the LOC125022486 gene encoding alpha-tectorin-like, with the protein product MGSQILLPVLLLGMISGVTPQVSGPLYPISGTESPRSLDGSSPPIILQQPFVYFGRSYNVIYVNHNGHLTFNNPWYSYIPQRFPMYGSRDIIAPFWTDFDNRLQGHVYYNQYNNGSVLQQATADINEYFPGVNFNATLVLVATWYEVAYYTSSGTKTTVQAVLVSGGQYSFVLMNYGIIASTYQNVQVGYDTINSPHHLTVPGSFSSNATGNNSVFSLGSNINLPGRWAFRIDHGSTGCTFNGEAVQLGDTFWSDSICSQKCTCTSTGLQCHNQPCTFSQICRPTSFQYSCQTVQRRTCTISGDPHYYTFDGTLFHFQGTCTYVLSEQCNMGQPYYRIEGKNEHRGSTHVSWTRLVRVNVYNETIELVKGRPGEAKVNGNFAATPFFLNNGTIQVYESGFSVVVSTNFGLQVSYDTNHYVRISVPYTYQNATCGLCGNFNNHPQDDFRTRDGEVVSSDVVFANSWKAQDDEPDCEAQCAGQDCASCSQSQRVLYNSGAHCGILQSSSGPFAACHQQLPPQTFVESCVFDLCIGGGYQPILCQALNVYASQCQQNGIQLPSWRSPGFCEIPCPANSHFESSGTGCPPTCVNPNATQNCPLPNQESCVCDSGYILSGGVCVPHDQCGCSFEGLYYRSGETVILGDNCERRCSCSYGVMTCQSHVCGPHETCSVEEGERGCTPNSYATCWIRGPGSYHTFDGLTYQYPGACRLTLSRVMGPSSHPHFKVTAEKEPRGQQGFARVIKFEAEGTEVSIEMSSSSNVKVNGQLTRLPFISGSNSIRIYHSNIHSIILQTSFGVTLQTVWPHFVRITAPGVYTGSLGGLCGDYNGLPHDDFTTPNGVLVNSSQVFGDSWRDGSLAAHCVENMNHNPPPTNYNSSEYCGIISSPHGPFQPCWATVDPLEQVDVCVDILGGSSDPASTLCEVLRDYALMCQQNGVSIGQWRNETGCEQTCPLNSHYELCGSSCPSACPSLSFPFSCDAQCQDGCQCDDGFVLNGNQCVPPTECGCSHEGRYRQGGEQFWDSEHCQSFCTCNGTTGLVHCTPNSCGPQESCRVVEGEFGCHTNPHGTCSASGDPHYFTFDRRAYDFQGTCRYVLATLCNDTGSLREFSVEAKNEPWFGLPVSITADVYVNVWGYQVHMSRGRIGTVEVDGITQNLPVLLNGSRVSIYGSGFQTFVSADFGLSVMYDGSSTVSISVPSDYRGQTCGLCGNFNGDPNDEFHTPSGAMVTSPHEFGTAWKVPGNYTCSDGCGSSCPQCLDEGPARAQCEVIQAADGPFSFCHEQVDPAPYFSDCVFDVCVSGNQGQDLLCRAIETYISACQSANVRIYPWRQNTTCRIDCPANSHYELCGTDCGQTCAHSTDATCEQVCSEGCFCDEGFRRSGSSCVPVESCGCQYDGFYYNDGETFWTDGCSQRCECHAPNDLRCSVTSCTPAQECTIRNGQLGCFDAMSTCTVWGDPHYLTFDGALAHFQGTCSYTITESVSHGTNETQFRVIATNNHRGNNRVSFVSAVDIYLSNQPEDVYVRIGSNKRVKVNGMEASLPIAAGTLAQVTAQGSYVVVDASDLKIQFDGRSTLLVRVGQNRANRVVGMCGNLNGDSQDDKLLPNGTLAQDDDDFGDGWKASTSQPGCGSTDERGGGLSGCTFIEEYSELCSVITNTSGPFSACHLHSDPQPFFSSCVYDLCLYTPANGMLCSAIAAYERTCSVLGLDIPEWRSALHCADADSDPCEQLNCTEFEWCGEKNGVYGCFCDENHHRRNNESYDSSISCVSSSGTMSVSRCQLFEAGFHSSVLHLRDDSCNGALDDGRLVFQFDNEDQLCGTTLRSNGTHFIYENAILGQVDPHGGLISRERSISLRFCCEYPLTQAVSMSVGINPVESIVRKKLPSGQGTYHIRMIPYQDAGFRFSLASSSNIDVEVDERLYVEVRTDGVDSQQISTVLDSCWATPVNIADYPVRWDLISAECPNPADGTVELIHNGISTAARFSFKMFTFTNFTTIYLHCNVHLCLLRNNDCTAHCYPGYHGRVRRDVTPENTAAISLGPLVMSPLSRNRREIQMSSAASCHLTATLTLIISLLTTKTLI